In Triticum aestivum cultivar Chinese Spring chromosome 5B, IWGSC CS RefSeq v2.1, whole genome shotgun sequence, the following proteins share a genomic window:
- the LOC123112885 gene encoding receptor-like protein kinase FERONIA gives MQTSCSKLIRWSPQFFDSGTPTTAKSKMAFPALPVTLTCLTLLALLSLAMAADNNSTGLILVNCGASTQEADDSGRTWVGDTGSKFAPLLKGVATTAPNQDPSLPSTVPFMTARIFTSNYTYSFSVNPGRMFLRLYFYPVAYANYAVSDAFFSVTTRNLVLLNDFSASQTAQAITSAFLVREFSVNVSSGSSLDLTFAPSAHRNGSYAFVNGIEIVPTPDIFTAPDTRYVGDNTAPFSFDAGMAVQTMYRLNVGGQAISPKGDSGFYRSWANDAPYIFGGSGVTFSKDDNLTITYTSNVPNYTAPVDVYGTARSMGPTAQINLNYNLTWILPVDAGFSYLLRFHFCEIQYPITKQNQRSFFIYINNQTAQEQMDVIVWSGGIGRTAYTDYVIMAVGSGQVDMWIALHPDLSSKPEYFDAILNGLEIFKLQNYGSPNNLSGLNPPLPQKPTDASPGAASGKMKSVAAIIGGAVGGFAVLLVTCFGVCIICKRKNKKNKKKISKDPGGKSEDGHWTPLTEYSGSRSAMSGNTATTGSTLPSNLCRHFTFAELQTATKNFDQAFLLGKGGFGNVYLGEIDSGTKVAIKRCNPMSEQGVHEFQTEIEMLSKLRHRHLVSLIGYCEDKSEMILVYDYMAHGTLREHLYNTKNPPLSWKKRLEICIGAARGLYYLHTGVKHTIIHRDVKTTNILLDDKWVAKVSDFGLSKTGPNMDATHVSTVVKGSFGYLDPEYFRRQQLSEKSDVYSFGVVLFEVLCARPALSPSLPKEQISLADWALRCQKQGVLGQVMDPVLQGKIAPQCFLKFTDTAEKCVADRSVDRPSMGDVLWNLEFALQLQESEEDTGSLTEGTLSSSGASPLVMTRLQSDEPSTDASTTTTTTTTMSMTGRSIASVDSDGLTPSAVFSQIMHPDGR, from the coding sequence ATGCAAACATCCTGTAGCAAGTTGATCCGATGGAGTCCCCAATTCTTTGATTCTGGTACACCAACCACCGCAAAATCCAAAATGGCTTTCCCAGCCCTACCAGTTACCCTCACATGCCTCACACTGTTAGCTCTCTTATCACTCGCCATGGCGGCTGATAACAACTCCACTGGCCTCATCCTCGTAAATTGCGGAGCATCGACCCAAGAAGCTGATGATAGTGGTCGTACTTGGGTCGGGGACACCGGCTCCAAGTTCGCGCCATTATTGAAAGGAGTTGCAACCACTGCTCCAAACCAAGACCCTTCACTCCCCTCCACGGTCCCTTTTATGACTGCACGCATCTTCACTTCAAACTACACCTATTCCTTCTCTGTCAACCCAGGCCGCATGTTCTTACGCCTCTACTTCTATCCGGTTGCTTATGCAAACTATGCCGTCTCAGATGCCTTCTTCAGTGTCACGACACGGAATCTTGTCCTCTTAAATGATTTCAGTGCTTCGCAAACAGCTCAGGCGATCACTTCTGCCTTCCTTGTGCGCGAGTTCTCGGTGAATGTTTCTTCAGGATCCTCCTTGGACCTCACCTTTGCCCCATCAGCACATCGCAATGGTTCTTACGCATTTGTGAACGGCATTGAGATTGTGCCCACTCCTGACATCTTCACAGCACCTGACACAAGATATGTCGGTGATAACACAGCCCCATTCTCATTCGACGCTGGCATGGCCGTCCAGACTATGTACCGGCTCAATGTCGGGGGCCAAGCCATTTCCCCGAAAGGTGACTCGGGCTTCTACCGCTCATGGGCCAATGATGCCCCCTACATATTTGGTGGCTCTGGGGTGACCTTCTCCAAAGATGATAATTTGACCATCACCTATACATCCAACGTGCCGAATTACACGGCGCCAGTTGATGTCTATGGTACAGCTCGGTCGATGGGGCCAACTGCACAGATCAACCTCAACTACAACCTTACATGGATTTTACCCGTTGATGCGGGGTTCAGTTACCTCCTAAGGTTCCATTTCTGTGAGATTCAGTATCCTATTACAAAGCAGAATCAGCGGTCCTTCTTCATCTACATCAACAATCAGACAGCGCAGGAGCAAATGGATGTCATCGTCTGGAGCGGAGGAATCGGTAGAACAGCATACACAGACTATGTTATCATGGCTGTTGGTTCTGGTCAGGTGGACATGTGGATTGCACTTCACCCTGATCTTTCAAGTAAACCAGAGTATTTTGATGCAATACTGAATGGTCTTGAGATCTTCAAGCTACAGAATTACGGATCACCGAACAATCTTTCTGGGCTCAATCCTCCACTTCCACAAAAGCCAACTGATGCCAGTCCCGGCGCGGCGTCTGGCAAAATGAAATCTGTCGCGGCTATCATAGGTGGAGCTGTTGGTGGTTTCGCAGTGCTGCTGGTCACATGTTTTGGCGTTTGCATCATCTGCAAACGaaagaacaagaagaacaagaagaagatatCCAAGGATCCTGGTGGTAAATCTGAAGATGGTCACTGGACTCCTCTCACCGAGTATAGCGGATCACGGTCAGCTATGTCGGGAAACACGGCCACAACCGGGTCGACGCTGCCATCCAACCTCTGCCGCCACTTCACTTTCGCCGAGCTTCAGACCGCCACCAAGAATTTCGACCAGGCCTTCCTGCTCGGCAAAGGTGGGTTCGGGAACGTGTACCTCGGGGAGATCGACAGTGGCACCAAGGTGGCGATCAAGCGGTGCAACCCGATGTCCGAGCAGGGCGTCCACGAGTTCCAGACGGAGATCGAGATGCTGTCCAAGCTCCGGCACCGCCACCTGGTGTCCCTCATCGGCTACTGCGAGGACAAGAGCGAGATGATCCTGGTGTACGACTACATGGCCCACGGCACGCTCCGGGAGCACCTCTACAACACCAAGAACCCGCCGCTGTCGTGGAAGAAGCGGCTCGAGATCTGCATCGGCGCCGCCCGGGGCCTCTACTACCTGCACACCGGCGTGAAGCACACCATCATCCACCGCGACGTCAAGACCACCAACATCCTGCTGGACGACAAGTGGGTCGCCAAGGTCTCCGACTTCGGGCTGTCCAAGACGGGGCCCAACATGGACGCCACCCACGTCAGCACCGTCGTCAAGGGCAGCTTCGGGTACCTCGACCCGGAGTACTTCCGGCGGCAGCAGCTCTCGGAGAAGTCCGACGTCTACTCCTTCGGCGTCGTGCTGTTCGAGGTGCTCTGCGCGCGCCCCGCGCTGAGCCCCTCGCTGCCCAAGGAGCAGATCAGCCTCGCCGACTGGGCGCTGCGCTGCCAGAAGCAAGGCGTGCTCGGCCAGGTCATGGACCCGGTGCTCCAGGGGAAGATCGCGCCCCAGTGCTTCCTCAAGTTCACGGACACCGCGGAGAAATGCGTGGCCGACCGCAGCGTCGACCGGCCGTCCATGGGCGACGTCCTCTGGAACCTCGAGTTCGCGCTCCAGCTGCAGGAGAGCGAGGAGGACACCGGCAGCCTCACTGAGGGGACACTGTCGTCGTCGGGCGCGTCGCCTCTCGTCATGACCAGACTGCAGTCGGACGAGCCGTCGACGGACGCAAGCACCACCACGACGACCACGACCACGATGAGCATGACGGGACGGAGCATCGCGAGCGTGGACTCGGACGGGCTGACGCCGAGCGCCGTTTTCTCGCAGATCATGCATCCGGATGGCAGGTGA